One genomic segment of Chitinophaga sancti includes these proteins:
- a CDS encoding SusC/RagA family TonB-linked outer membrane protein, which translates to MKQIVSALLLLSLYLGAAAQSRRITGKVTAKDNDSPIPGVSVKTTGKSIGVQTDGQGNFSIEIPEGVTSLEFTYIGYQKIILPISGNTVNAKLESTASGLNEVVVVGYGTQTKREFTGAAARISGALVKDAPVQSFDQALSGRAAGVSIASPNGVLNNPPVIRIRGVNSISLSSYPLVVIDGIAVNTGNISTSTSVPNNPLSDIDPADIESIDVLKDAASTSIYGSRAAGGVLLITTKRGKEGKAKVVYDAWGSLTKAARLPKLLDATGYMKYKNEAVYNAKVLGGNENNSSVASELFFPSYNADGSLVNTNWYDYIYRTAYSQNHNISVSGGNKTTNYYLSANYSNQQGFVVDNEFKRKSLRFNVDHEVTKWFKIKAGGAYNTSFNQSQNTGSLPNSTFLLIGAARLATALAPNVSVYNADGSYNLSSTGTLGMGNNLVTNTLWNAKALFDLSSYTTENDRFTGNVGATIKLPYHFELNTTYAMDRLRTENNTWLSSQLGSSGYSVGGSATNVSALRNNWDWASTLGFNNKYRKHHVTALLGYDVQKFETTSWGAYATVAADNFFTNYEGSYSTVTASGNSKSEKAFISYFSRVTYDFSNKYFLTANFRRDGNSALGANSKFGNFGGVSAGWLLSEEGFFKNLHIENIVNNVKLRASWGRVGNGNVTNDYASQSLYSASLYGSAATWYLSQAGNPDLSWETSKQTNLGLDLGLLNNRIQVEGTWFNNDVNGLILSAPQSASKGIPDNAILMNVGSMYNRGWELGVTASVIRKENFSWDASFNYTHIKNKVTALATGNSDIIGYTHTSSEASNVTRVGYSVGSLYGARTAGVNPENGRRIFINKAGEKVQYSSTVVSGESNWTYLDGTTATAISASDYYLLGNALPKWYGGLSNTFRYKNFDLGINLTYAGGNYVMNGTKATLRDQRFYNNYTDISKRWTTVGQKTDIPRLVYNDQISNGSSYPISANVEKGDFLRLQSLTLGYRVPGRVFGTSGISSARIYASGNNLLLLTGYTGTDPESSSNGNSNTTPGIEKNAVGQGRTFTVGINVGF; encoded by the coding sequence ATGAAACAAATCGTAAGCGCATTGCTGCTGCTATCCCTTTACCTGGGTGCAGCTGCACAGTCACGCCGCATTACCGGTAAAGTTACAGCGAAGGACAACGATTCCCCTATCCCCGGCGTATCTGTAAAAACAACCGGAAAATCTATCGGCGTTCAAACCGATGGTCAGGGTAACTTTTCTATCGAAATACCTGAAGGTGTCACTTCGCTGGAATTCACCTACATTGGTTACCAGAAAATAATTTTACCCATCAGTGGAAATACTGTCAATGCCAAACTGGAATCTACCGCCAGCGGTCTGAATGAAGTGGTGGTAGTAGGTTATGGTACACAGACAAAAAGAGAATTTACCGGTGCTGCTGCACGCATTTCCGGTGCACTCGTGAAAGATGCACCTGTGCAGAGCTTTGACCAGGCCCTCTCCGGTCGGGCGGCAGGTGTAAGCATCGCATCACCAAACGGTGTGCTGAATAACCCGCCTGTGATCCGTATCCGTGGTGTGAACTCTATCTCTCTCAGCTCTTATCCGCTGGTGGTGATCGATGGGATTGCTGTTAATACCGGCAACATCTCTACCAGTACTTCTGTACCTAACAACCCGCTGAGTGATATCGATCCTGCAGACATCGAGTCTATCGATGTACTGAAAGATGCAGCATCTACCTCCATCTATGGTTCCCGTGCTGCTGGCGGTGTGCTCCTTATCACTACCAAAAGAGGTAAGGAAGGAAAAGCCAAAGTAGTATACGATGCATGGGGTAGCTTAACAAAAGCAGCCCGCCTGCCTAAACTGCTGGATGCGACCGGTTATATGAAATACAAGAACGAAGCAGTATACAATGCGAAAGTATTGGGTGGTAATGAAAACAATAGCAGCGTAGCTTCCGAATTGTTCTTCCCTAGCTATAATGCAGACGGTTCTCTGGTGAATACTAACTGGTACGATTATATCTACCGCACAGCCTATTCTCAGAACCATAACATCAGCGTATCTGGTGGTAACAAAACAACTAATTATTATTTATCCGCCAACTATTCTAACCAACAAGGTTTTGTGGTAGATAACGAATTCAAACGTAAGTCACTTCGTTTCAATGTTGACCATGAAGTAACCAAATGGTTCAAGATCAAAGCTGGTGGTGCATACAATACGTCATTCAACCAATCTCAGAACACAGGTTCCCTGCCTAATAGTACCTTCTTGCTCATCGGTGCTGCACGTCTTGCCACTGCACTGGCACCCAATGTGTCTGTGTACAATGCCGACGGTAGTTACAACCTGAGCTCAACAGGTACGTTAGGTATGGGCAACAACCTGGTGACCAACACCCTGTGGAATGCAAAAGCATTGTTCGACCTGAGTAGCTATACGACAGAGAACGATCGCTTTACAGGAAATGTAGGTGCAACCATTAAGTTGCCGTATCACTTTGAACTGAATACTACGTATGCGATGGACAGGCTGAGAACTGAAAATAATACGTGGTTAAGTTCTCAACTGGGATCTTCCGGTTATTCTGTAGGTGGTTCTGCTACCAATGTGAGTGCACTCCGTAATAACTGGGACTGGGCGAGCACGTTGGGTTTCAATAACAAATACCGTAAGCACCACGTAACTGCCTTATTGGGTTACGATGTACAGAAATTTGAAACTACTTCCTGGGGGGCTTATGCCACTGTAGCAGCAGACAATTTCTTTACCAACTACGAAGGTAGTTACAGTACCGTTACGGCAAGCGGAAACAGCAAGAGTGAAAAAGCTTTTATCTCTTACTTCTCCCGTGTGACTTACGACTTTAGTAACAAGTACTTCCTGACTGCCAACTTCCGTCGCGATGGTAACTCTGCTCTGGGAGCCAACAGCAAGTTTGGTAACTTCGGTGGTGTGAGCGCGGGCTGGCTGTTATCAGAAGAAGGATTCTTCAAAAACCTGCACATCGAAAATATTGTAAACAATGTGAAACTGCGTGCCAGCTGGGGTCGTGTAGGTAATGGTAACGTGACCAACGACTACGCCAGCCAGAGCCTGTACAGTGCTTCGCTGTACGGTAGTGCCGCTACCTGGTACCTGAGTCAGGCCGGTAACCCTGATCTGTCGTGGGAAACCAGTAAACAAACTAACCTCGGTCTGGATCTGGGGCTGCTGAATAACAGGATCCAGGTAGAAGGTACCTGGTTCAACAACGATGTAAATGGTCTGATCCTGAGTGCACCTCAATCTGCATCCAAAGGTATTCCTGACAATGCCATCCTCATGAACGTAGGTTCCATGTATAACCGTGGATGGGAACTGGGCGTAACAGCCAGCGTGATCCGCAAGGAGAACTTCAGCTGGGATGCGAGCTTTAACTATACACACATTAAGAATAAAGTAACAGCCCTGGCAACAGGTAACTCAGACATCATCGGTTACACTCACACTTCTTCCGAAGCAAGTAACGTAACGCGTGTAGGGTACTCTGTTGGTAGCCTGTATGGTGCCAGGACAGCTGGTGTGAATCCTGAGAACGGGCGTCGTATCTTCATCAACAAAGCAGGTGAGAAAGTGCAGTACAGTTCTACGGTCGTTTCCGGCGAGAGTAACTGGACTTACCTGGATGGTACTACGGCTACTGCGATCTCTGCGAGCGACTACTACCTGCTGGGCAATGCATTGCCAAAATGGTATGGTGGTCTGAGTAACACTTTCCGATACAAGAATTTTGATCTGGGTATCAACCTGACTTACGCAGGTGGTAACTATGTAATGAACGGTACCAAAGCTACCCTGAGAGATCAGCGTTTTTACAACAACTATACAGACATCTCCAAACGCTGGACGACTGTAGGTCAGAAAACCGACATCCCTCGTCTGGTATACAATGACCAGATCTCCAATGGTTCTTCTTACCCGATTTCAGCGAACGTAGAGAAAGGTGATTTCCTCCGTCTGCAAAGTCTGACGCTGGGTTACCGTGTACCGGGCCGTGTATTTGGCACTTCTGGAATCAGCAGTGCACGTATATATGCTTCCGGCAACAACCTGTTGCTACTCACTGGTTATACAGGTACAGATCCTGAATCAAGCAGCAATGGTAACTCCAATACCACACCGGGTATTGAGAAGAACGCAGTGGGTCAGGGAAGAACTTTCACAGTGGGTATTAACGTAGGTTTTTAA
- a CDS encoding RagB/SusD family nutrient uptake outer membrane protein, with protein sequence MKKIYQYIALGVILAFSSCSEKELLDTVPSTSISDANSFGSASRILGLVNGAYDAVKGASLYGGRYLLYCDVRGEEFINVTANSYTAYESWNNSYNSGSNDINNLWSQAYTAINDANIIIAGLATSTGVISDTLNAQYTAEAKYIRALCYFSLVTVYATPYNSDQGASKGLPLRLQAETDGSNNDLARSTVAEVYTQILSDLDSAEANLPDSYSSDLLNTTRAHKSTAIALKTRVYLTMNNFAKVVEEAAKIVPQTTAPFSTTSYGVKHALQSDITTLFGTTYTTTESIFSMPMTSSDSYSGQSAIGYIYNANSEYYLNPDGILGNAQWGSSDNRRSLLRVASSLYYLKKYAKASPYIDYIPVIRYSEVMLNYAEAAAQTGNLTLAANLLKAVHARSDAGYTFADADIATASALVSTIAIERRIELLGEGFRSGDLLRNLQTIPAKGSSSLQANAVAPTASNYIFPAPNNELTTNKLY encoded by the coding sequence ATGAAAAAAATATATCAATATATAGCTTTGGGTGTGATACTGGCTTTCTCCTCCTGCAGTGAAAAAGAATTGCTGGATACCGTGCCTTCAACATCCATCAGTGACGCAAATTCATTTGGTTCTGCTTCCCGTATCCTGGGTCTGGTGAATGGAGCGTACGATGCAGTGAAAGGCGCCTCTTTATACGGTGGCCGCTACCTGCTGTACTGTGATGTTAGAGGAGAGGAGTTCATCAATGTAACAGCGAATTCATACACGGCGTATGAGAGCTGGAACAACAGCTACAATTCCGGTTCCAACGATATCAATAACCTTTGGTCACAGGCGTATACTGCCATTAATGATGCGAATATCATCATCGCGGGGCTGGCTACCAGTACCGGTGTGATCTCTGACACGCTGAATGCGCAATATACAGCAGAAGCGAAGTACATCCGTGCATTGTGCTATTTTAGTCTGGTAACAGTGTATGCTACGCCTTACAATTCCGATCAGGGTGCATCCAAAGGTTTGCCACTGCGCCTGCAGGCAGAAACCGATGGTAGCAATAATGACCTGGCACGCAGCACAGTAGCAGAAGTGTATACCCAGATCTTATCAGACCTGGATTCAGCAGAAGCGAATCTGCCTGACAGTTATTCCTCAGATCTGCTGAATACTACCCGTGCACATAAGAGTACTGCGATCGCCCTGAAGACAAGGGTGTACCTGACGATGAATAATTTTGCGAAAGTGGTAGAAGAAGCTGCGAAGATTGTTCCACAGACGACTGCTCCGTTCAGTACTACCAGTTATGGTGTAAAGCATGCATTGCAGTCCGATATCACAACATTGTTCGGTACGACTTATACGACAACCGAGTCCATCTTCTCTATGCCGATGACATCTTCTGATTCGTATTCAGGCCAGTCTGCCATTGGTTATATTTATAATGCCAACTCAGAGTACTACCTGAACCCGGATGGCATTTTAGGCAATGCACAATGGGGTAGCAGCGATAATCGAAGAAGTCTGTTGCGTGTAGCTTCCAGTTTGTATTACCTCAAGAAATATGCAAAGGCATCTCCATATATCGATTACATTCCGGTAATCCGTTATTCAGAGGTTATGCTGAATTATGCAGAAGCTGCGGCACAGACAGGCAATCTTACACTGGCTGCAAATCTGCTGAAGGCGGTGCATGCACGTAGTGATGCGGGCTATACATTTGCAGATGCGGATATAGCGACCGCTTCCGCACTGGTATCTACTATCGCCATCGAGAGAAGGATTGAATTGTTGGGCGAAGGTTTCAGATCAGGTGATCTGCTGAGAAACCTACAAACGATCCCTGCAAAGGGTAGCAGCAGTCTGCAGGCAAATGCGGTTGCACCAACTGCTTCCAATTACATTTTCCCGGCACCCAATAATGAGTTGACAACAAATAAGCTTTATTAA